From a single Nicotiana tomentosiformis chromosome 2, ASM39032v3, whole genome shotgun sequence genomic region:
- the LOC104111461 gene encoding protein GAST1-like produces the protein MAGKLSIVLFVLLVVFFAQNQVSRAKLVLDSKLQTQRNYQMYGVSQGSLHPQDCLPKCTYRCSQTSFKKPCMFFCQKCCSKCLCVPPGTYGNKQTCPCYNNWKTKEGGPKCP, from the exons ATGGCTGGGAAACTGAGCATTGTCTTGTTCGTTCTTTTGGTAGTTTTTTTTGCCCAAAATCAG GTTTCGAGGGCCAAACTAGTGCTTGATTCGAAGCTGCAAACACAGAGAAATTACCAAATG TATGGTGTTAGTCAGGGAAGCCTCCATCCTCAAG ATTGTCTACCGAAATGCACGTATCGCTGCTCACAGACTTCATTCAAGAAACCCTGCATGTTTTTCTGCCAGAAATGTTGTTCTAAGTGTCTGTGTGTGCCCCCTGGTACCTATGGCAACAAACAAACCTGCCCTTGCTACAATAACTGGAAAACCAAGGAAGGTGGCCCCAAGTGCCCCTGA